The nucleotide sequence TTTTACCCAAACCATAGGTGAAAATTCACGTATAAAATAGATGTTTATTTCATGCTCAAAAACATTAAAGTTAACCCAGTTTACATTTGGGTGTGGTACTATTAGCCAATCTTTTTTTGTTGGTATGTAAAATTTGTAAGTTGTAAACTGCTCTATTTCGTATTTATAGATGTAAAAACCGCTAATACATTCTTGATTTAAAGTTTCCAGTTGCATTTCTTTTTTTGAGTATGGAACAAATAATTGAGCTTTAAAATATACTTGTTGTTCAATTTCTAATGCATTTAAATCAAGGGTTTTTAAATAGGATTGGCATTCCTTAGAGTAGAGCAGTGGTAACTGTTTTTGCCTCAATTTGTTTAGTTTTTCTACTAAAGTATCTTTTCTATTTGGCCCTATAAAATGTTCTATTTCAGTATTACCAACTGAAACATCGTACAAATAAAACTTATAAATAACCTCTAAATGTAATGGCTTTTTATCTTTAACAAGTAGGCAATCTATTTCGCCTAATGTTACATTATCTCTTTTAATTTGTATGTTTTCTGCAAGCAAATGTGTAGTTTTTTCTTGCTGTAATTGAAAAGAAACAAAGCGCTCAATATATTTCCCTAGACGCAATTTCGTGTCAATTTGTGAATTTATTTGTAGAGACTTTTGGGGAATACTAAACTGATGCAAATTATAAATAGCACTATTCTCCCACAAACTAGGTGTCTGTAAAAAACCATCAAAATGCTGTTGTATTTGTTTTGTAGTTAGTGTCATTGTTAATTCGAAAATACAAATCTATTTCCTAATTCTTTTGTACATTGAATTTTTTAAAAAACAGTTTTTTCGAATGTTTATTAATAAGTATTTCTATCTCATAAAATTCCAGTATTTAGGCTACCGATTTCATGGTTGGCAAAAACAACCTAAGGTTAAAACTATTCATTTAATGATTGATAGAACGTTTAAGTACATTCTTGAAGATAAATATTTTAAAACCTTAGCTGCGGGACGTACCGATGCTATGGTGTCGGCCAACGAAGCTGCTTTTGAATTGTTTTTGCATCATAAAATTGATGATGAAATCGAGTTTCTTAAACTGTTCAATTATAATTTACCTCAAGACATACGTGCTTTGTCAATAACAGAGGTCGATGAAGATTTTAATATTATTCAAAGCTCAAAAACAAAGGAGTATATATATTTATTCACTTATGGTGAAAAAGGCCATCCATTTTGTGCTTCCATAATGACAACCATTTTAGATGACTTAGATATTGAACTTATGAAAAAAGGTGCGACTTTATTTCAAGGTAAGCACAACTTTAAAACCTATTGCTATAAGGCTACAAATGAAGGTGTATATAATAGAACTCTAAATATATGTGAGCTTACAGAAAACACGTTATATACTGCTAGTTTTTTTCCTAAAAACACATATACTTTAAGAGTTGTTGGTAAAGGTTTTGGAAGAAATCAAATACGATTAATGATGGGAGCACTAATCAAGTTAGGTCGTGGGGAAATAACATTGGATTATATTCGAGAAAGTTTGCAACCCAATAGTACTGAAGTGATGGATTATATTGCTCCAGCTTCTGGATTAATTCTTAACAGAATAGAATTTGAATAGTGTTTGGCTTTTTTGTAATTTCAACAAAAACTAAATAGCATGAACGAAACAATACCAAGAGAAGTATTTGATTTTTTTAAACGTTTAGATAAAAATAATAATCGTGATTGGTTTAATGAGAATAAACCAGAATTCAAAGAATTGGAAAAAGAAGTTAAACAGTTTTATAATCAATTATTTGAACGTATAAATACTCATGACGAGGTTGATAAATTAAAAATATTTAGAATTTATCGAGACGTACGTTTTTCAAAAGACAAAACACCCTATAAAACGCATTTTGGAGGAAGTGTTCATCGTAAAAAACCAGAACTAAGAGGTGGTTACTATTTACATATTGAGCCTAACAACGAAAGCTTTATTGCAACGGGTTTTTGGGAGCCACATAAAGATGATTTATTTCGAATTAGAAAAGAGTTTGAAATGGATGCTTCAGAAATGAGAAAAATAATGAGTAATAAGAAGTTCAAATCTGTTTGGGGAGATTTAGTTGGCGATGAATTGAAAACGGCACCTAAAGGATTTGATAAGGAACATGAAAACATCGACCTTATTAAAAAGAAAATGTACATTTTTACACGAAAATTTACTGATAAAGAGGTAACATCAAAAGATTTTCTGGATACCGTTGATGACTCGTTTAAAGCCATAAGACCGTTTTTTAATTATATGAGTGATGTACTCACAACCAATCTTAATGGTGAGTCATTGATTTAAACAGCGGTTAGTGTTGTAGTATCTGAGATTACCTGAACGTTATCAATTAAACGTTCTTTAACAATGTTCATCATTCGTTTATTCAAAGCTGATGAATTTTTAATATATAATTTGTATTCTTCAACCGTAAATAAGCCTATAATCATCCCTTTAAGGCTATTTCTAAATTTCATGTCTTTATGAATGGCATTGCCAATATAATCTATGCGTTTGTCTACAGATAAGTCATAAAATACATTTTTATGCTTGGCTACATAGTTTTTAAAAACTTCAACAAATAAACTATTTTGAAGTTGAATAATTGGACGCAATACTAGGTTTTGAAAGCGCTCGTCGGTAGACATCCCATCATTGATTGTAGTTGTCATAAAATCAGGGCGAATACGTTTTAGGTCAAGGTCTCTATCAATCATAAGGCAAATATTTTTATTAAAAATATAGAATCTTTGCAGCACAATAAATCCATACGCTTATTATTGTTAACCATGTTATTAACATA is from Pontimicrobium sp. SW4 and encodes:
- a CDS encoding DUF1853 family protein — protein: MTLTTKQIQQHFDGFLQTPSLWENSAIYNLHQFSIPQKSLQINSQIDTKLRLGKYIERFVSFQLQQEKTTHLLAENIQIKRDNVTLGEIDCLLVKDKKPLHLEVIYKFYLYDVSVGNTEIEHFIGPNRKDTLVEKLNKLRQKQLPLLYSKECQSYLKTLDLNALEIEQQVYFKAQLFVPYSKKEMQLETLNQECISGFYIYKYEIEQFTTYKFYIPTKKDWLIVPHPNVNWVNFNVFEHEINIYFIREFSPMVWVKHPSGDIEKLFFVWW
- a CDS encoding tRNA pseudouridine(38-40) synthase TruA, whose translation is MFINKYFYLIKFQYLGYRFHGWQKQPKVKTIHLMIDRTFKYILEDKYFKTLAAGRTDAMVSANEAAFELFLHHKIDDEIEFLKLFNYNLPQDIRALSITEVDEDFNIIQSSKTKEYIYLFTYGEKGHPFCASIMTTILDDLDIELMKKGATLFQGKHNFKTYCYKATNEGVYNRTLNICELTENTLYTASFFPKNTYTLRVVGKGFGRNQIRLMMGALIKLGRGEITLDYIRESLQPNSTEVMDYIAPASGLILNRIEFE
- a CDS encoding DUF2461 domain-containing protein, producing the protein MNETIPREVFDFFKRLDKNNNRDWFNENKPEFKELEKEVKQFYNQLFERINTHDEVDKLKIFRIYRDVRFSKDKTPYKTHFGGSVHRKKPELRGGYYLHIEPNNESFIATGFWEPHKDDLFRIRKEFEMDASEMRKIMSNKKFKSVWGDLVGDELKTAPKGFDKEHENIDLIKKKMYIFTRKFTDKEVTSKDFLDTVDDSFKAIRPFFNYMSDVLTTNLNGESLI
- a CDS encoding glyoxalase, which translates into the protein MIDRDLDLKRIRPDFMTTTINDGMSTDERFQNLVLRPIIQLQNSLFVEVFKNYVAKHKNVFYDLSVDKRIDYIGNAIHKDMKFRNSLKGMIIGLFTVEEYKLYIKNSSALNKRMMNIVKERLIDNVQVISDTTTLTAV